The following coding sequences are from one Gossypium raimondii isolate GPD5lz chromosome 4, ASM2569854v1, whole genome shotgun sequence window:
- the LOC105779542 gene encoding transcription factor GTE4 isoform X3 has product MCMASGIVAGEGKDGEREKQRYSENKVYTRKAFKGSKKNSLLNSTVNSSNPNPNHNNNNNNNTSNNHKNNVDRDAENDTDVTITAVPNTNDHHNNNKNDNNVDRAAVNNTDVIATVVPNTNGNSNHPVEIPAQPLPLEFGNSAHQQPGPRVDTAASDDCSSFNKQVAMTGDLKPSSENQVKINLASRSKQEMAELRRKLVSELDLVRSLVKRIEAKEAQIRGFSNAPVPLNNAVDYGFNGVQPELAPVGISQEPVKKSRPLNQLNISALENSQGVNENLEKEKRTPKANQFYCNSEFLLAKDKFPPAESNKKLKLNGKKQGGGDLTHGFGMGNKFFKSCSSLLERLMKHKHGWVFNSPVDVKGLGLHDYYSVIKHPMDLGTVKTRLGKNWYKSPREFAEDVRLTFQNAMTYNPKGQDVHVMAEQLSKIFEGKWASIEADYIRDMRLAVEYEVSLRVPTPRKAHSLLPLPLDTRILDRSESMIRPIDPRPKLIATTPLGRTPAPKKPKAKDPYKRDMTYEEKQKLSTKLQSLPSEKLDNIVQIIKRRNSAVLQHDNEIEVDIDSVDTETLWELDRFVTNYKKSLSKSKRKAELSIQARAEAVQIVPEKVKTVAPVLVEVPKETTTNEQNVSRLLVEEKPGDAASRSSSSSSSSSDSGSSSSDSDSESSSASGSDAGHSPRA; this is encoded by the exons ATGTGTATGGCTTCGGGGATAGTAGCTGGAGAAGGAAAAGATGGTGAGAGAGAGAAACAGAGGTACAGTGAGAACAAGGTTTATACCAGGAAAGCGTTCAAGGGTTCCAAGAAAAATAGTCTTCTCAACTCCACTGTTAACAGTAGCAACCCCAACCCCAaccacaacaacaacaacaacaacaacaccAGTAACAACCACAAGAACAACGTGGATAGGGATGCTGAGAATGACACTGATGTCACCATAACAGCTGTCCCTAACACCAACGACCaccacaacaacaacaaaaatgacAACAACGTGGATAGGGCTGCTGTGAACAACACTGATGTCATCGCAACAGTTGTCCCTAACACCAACGGAAACAGCAACCACCCTGTTGAAATACCTGCTCAGCCTCTTCCTTTGGAGTTTGGGAATTCAGCTCACCAACAGCCTGGTCCTCGCGTAGATACTGCTGCTTCTGATGACTGTTCAAGTTTTAATAAGCAGGTGGCTATGACTGGAGATTTGAAGCCTAGTTCTGAGAACCAGGTGAAGATCAATTTGGCTTCAAGGTCAAAGCAGGAGATGGCAGAACTGAGGAGGAAGTTGGTAAGTGAGCTTGATTTGGTAAGGAGTTTGGTGAAGAGGATTGAAGCTAAAGAAGCGCAAATAAGGGGGTTTAGTAATGCCCCTGTTCCTTTGAATAATGCTGTTGATTATGGTTTCAATGGGGTTCAACCAGAGCTGGCCCCAGTCGGCATTTCTCAGGAGCCTGTTAAGAAATCAAGGCCTTTGAATCAGTTGAATATTTCTGCCTTGGAAAATAGTCAGGgtgtaaatgaaaatttggagaaGGAGAAAAGGACGCCTAAGGCAAATCAGTTTTATTGTAATTCTGAGTTTTTGCTTGCAAAAGATAAGTTTCCTCCAGCTGAGAGTAACAAGAAGTTGAAATTAAATGGGAAGAAGCAAGGAGGAGGTGACTTGACACACGGGTTTGGCATGGGTAATAAGTTCTTTAAGAGCTGTAGTTCTTTGCTTGAAAGACTAATGAAGCACAAGCATGGTTGGGTCTTTAATTCTCCTGTTGATGTCAAAGGTCTTGGTTTGCATGATTACTATAGTGTCATTAAGCATCCCATGGATTTGGGCACTGTGAAAACAAGGCTTGGTAAAAACTGGTACAAGTCACCAAGAGAGTTTGCAGAGGATGTGAGATTGACGTTTCAGAATGCCATGACATATAATCCTAAGGGACAAGATGTTCATGTAATGGCAGAGCAGTTATCAAAGATATTCGAGGGAAAATGGGCTTCTATAGAGGCAGATTATATTCGAGATATGAGACTTGCAGTAGAATATGAAGTGAGTCTCCGTGTGCCAACACCAAGAAAGGCACATTCATTGCTACCACTTCCGCTTGATACTAGGATCTTGGATAGATCAGAGTCAATGATACGCCCTATTGATCCAAGACCAAAACTAATTGCTACAACTCCTTTGGGTAGGACTCCTGCTCCAAAAAAGCCTAAAGCAAAGGATCCTTACAAGAGGGATATGACTTATGAAGAGAAGCAGAAGCTTAGCACTAAACTTCAAAGTTTGCCTTCAGAGAAGCTGGACAACATTGTACAGATTATTAAAAGAAGGAATTCAGCTGTTCTTCAACATGACAATGAAATAGAAGTAGACATTGACAGTGTGGATACTGAGACTCTTTGGGAGCTGGATAGATTTGTTACCAACTACAAGAAAAGTTTGAGCAAAAGCAAGAGAAAGGCTGAACTTTCCATTCAAGCCAGAGCAGAAGCTGTGCAGATTGTACCTGAGAAAGTAAag ACCGTGGCTCCTGTTTTGGTGGAAGTGCCCAAGGAAACCACAACTA ATGAACAGAATGTGTCCAGGttacttgttgaagaaaaacCGGGAGATGCTGCTAGTAGGTCCAGTAGTTCAAGTAGCTCTAGCAGTGATTCTGGATCTTCTTCAAGTG ACTCTGATAGTGAAAGTTCCTCTGCCTCCGGATCTGATGCTGGACATTCACCTAGAGCTTGA
- the LOC105779542 gene encoding transcription factor GTE4 isoform X1 has protein sequence MCMASGIVAGEGKDGEREKQRYSENKVYTRKAFKGSKKNSLLNSTVNSSNPNPNHNNNNNNNTSNNHKNNVDRDAENDTDVTITAVPNTNDHHNNNKNDNNVDRAAVNNTDVIATVVPNTNGNSNHPVEIPAQPLPLEFGNSAHQQPGPRVDTAASDDCSSFNKQVAMTGDLKPSSENQVKINLASRSKQEMAELRRKLVSELDLVRSLVKRIEAKEAQIRGFSNAPVPLNNAVDYGFNGVQPELAPVGISQEPVKKSRPLNQLNISALENSQGVNENLEKEKRTPKANQFYCNSEFLLAKDKFPPAESNKKLKLNGKKQGGGDLTHGFGMGNKFFKSCSSLLERLMKHKHGWVFNSPVDVKGLGLHDYYSVIKHPMDLGTVKTRLGKNWYKSPREFAEDVRLTFQNAMTYNPKGQDVHVMAEQLSKIFEGKWASIEADYIRDMRLAVEYEVSLRVPTPRKAHSLLPLPLDTRILDRSESMIRPIDPRPKLIATTPLGRTPAPKKPKAKDPYKRDMTYEEKQKLSTKLQSLPSEKLDNIVQIIKRRNSAVLQHDNEIEVDIDSVDTETLWELDRFVTNYKKSLSKSKRKAELSIQARAEAVQIVPEKVKLQTVAPVLVEVPKETTTNEQNVSRLLVEEKPGDAASRSSSSSSSSSDSGSSSSDSDSESSSASGSDAGHSPRA, from the exons ATGTGTATGGCTTCGGGGATAGTAGCTGGAGAAGGAAAAGATGGTGAGAGAGAGAAACAGAGGTACAGTGAGAACAAGGTTTATACCAGGAAAGCGTTCAAGGGTTCCAAGAAAAATAGTCTTCTCAACTCCACTGTTAACAGTAGCAACCCCAACCCCAaccacaacaacaacaacaacaacaacaccAGTAACAACCACAAGAACAACGTGGATAGGGATGCTGAGAATGACACTGATGTCACCATAACAGCTGTCCCTAACACCAACGACCaccacaacaacaacaaaaatgacAACAACGTGGATAGGGCTGCTGTGAACAACACTGATGTCATCGCAACAGTTGTCCCTAACACCAACGGAAACAGCAACCACCCTGTTGAAATACCTGCTCAGCCTCTTCCTTTGGAGTTTGGGAATTCAGCTCACCAACAGCCTGGTCCTCGCGTAGATACTGCTGCTTCTGATGACTGTTCAAGTTTTAATAAGCAGGTGGCTATGACTGGAGATTTGAAGCCTAGTTCTGAGAACCAGGTGAAGATCAATTTGGCTTCAAGGTCAAAGCAGGAGATGGCAGAACTGAGGAGGAAGTTGGTAAGTGAGCTTGATTTGGTAAGGAGTTTGGTGAAGAGGATTGAAGCTAAAGAAGCGCAAATAAGGGGGTTTAGTAATGCCCCTGTTCCTTTGAATAATGCTGTTGATTATGGTTTCAATGGGGTTCAACCAGAGCTGGCCCCAGTCGGCATTTCTCAGGAGCCTGTTAAGAAATCAAGGCCTTTGAATCAGTTGAATATTTCTGCCTTGGAAAATAGTCAGGgtgtaaatgaaaatttggagaaGGAGAAAAGGACGCCTAAGGCAAATCAGTTTTATTGTAATTCTGAGTTTTTGCTTGCAAAAGATAAGTTTCCTCCAGCTGAGAGTAACAAGAAGTTGAAATTAAATGGGAAGAAGCAAGGAGGAGGTGACTTGACACACGGGTTTGGCATGGGTAATAAGTTCTTTAAGAGCTGTAGTTCTTTGCTTGAAAGACTAATGAAGCACAAGCATGGTTGGGTCTTTAATTCTCCTGTTGATGTCAAAGGTCTTGGTTTGCATGATTACTATAGTGTCATTAAGCATCCCATGGATTTGGGCACTGTGAAAACAAGGCTTGGTAAAAACTGGTACAAGTCACCAAGAGAGTTTGCAGAGGATGTGAGATTGACGTTTCAGAATGCCATGACATATAATCCTAAGGGACAAGATGTTCATGTAATGGCAGAGCAGTTATCAAAGATATTCGAGGGAAAATGGGCTTCTATAGAGGCAGATTATATTCGAGATATGAGACTTGCAGTAGAATATGAAGTGAGTCTCCGTGTGCCAACACCAAGAAAGGCACATTCATTGCTACCACTTCCGCTTGATACTAGGATCTTGGATAGATCAGAGTCAATGATACGCCCTATTGATCCAAGACCAAAACTAATTGCTACAACTCCTTTGGGTAGGACTCCTGCTCCAAAAAAGCCTAAAGCAAAGGATCCTTACAAGAGGGATATGACTTATGAAGAGAAGCAGAAGCTTAGCACTAAACTTCAAAGTTTGCCTTCAGAGAAGCTGGACAACATTGTACAGATTATTAAAAGAAGGAATTCAGCTGTTCTTCAACATGACAATGAAATAGAAGTAGACATTGACAGTGTGGATACTGAGACTCTTTGGGAGCTGGATAGATTTGTTACCAACTACAAGAAAAGTTTGAGCAAAAGCAAGAGAAAGGCTGAACTTTCCATTCAAGCCAGAGCAGAAGCTGTGCAGATTGTACCTGAGAAAGTAAag TTGCAGACCGTGGCTCCTGTTTTGGTGGAAGTGCCCAAGGAAACCACAACTA ATGAACAGAATGTGTCCAGGttacttgttgaagaaaaacCGGGAGATGCTGCTAGTAGGTCCAGTAGTTCAAGTAGCTCTAGCAGTGATTCTGGATCTTCTTCAAGTG ACTCTGATAGTGAAAGTTCCTCTGCCTCCGGATCTGATGCTGGACATTCACCTAGAGCTTGA
- the LOC105779543 gene encoding transcription factor GTE4, producing MCMASGIVAGEGKDGEREKQRYSENKVYTRKAFKGSKKNNLLNSTVNSSNLNHHHNHDTTTTTSTSTTTTNNHDNNKNNSNVDRAAVNDTDVTPTAVPNTDDYSNHPVERPGQPLPLEFGGSAHQQPGPRVDTAVSDDCSNLNKQAAVAGALKPSSENQVKINLASRSKQELGELRRKLVSELDLVRSLVKRIEAKEAQIRGFSNAPVPLNNAVDYGFNRVQPEPASVGISAEPVKKSRPLNQLNISALENSQGANENLEKEKRTPKANQFYRNSEFLLAKDKFPPAESNKKLKLNGKKQGGGEFTHGFGMGNKFFKNCSSLLERLMKHKHGWVFNSPVDVKGLGLHDYYSVIKHPMDLGTVKTRLGKNWYKSPREFAEDVRLTFQNAMTYNPKGQDVHVMAEQLSKIFEGKWASIEADYIRDMRLAVEYEASLRMPTPRKAHSMLPPPLDTRRTLDRSESMTRPVDPRPKLIATTPLGRTPAPKKPKAKDPYKRDMTYEEKQKLSTNLQSLPSEKLDNIVQIIKKRNSAVLQHDDEIEVDIDSVDTETLWELDRFVTNYKKSLSKNKRKAELSIQARAEAAQIVPEKLQTVAPVLVEVPKETTTNEQNVSRSLVEEEKQGDAASRSSSSSSSSSDSGSSSSDSDSESSSASGSDAGHSPRA from the exons ATGTGTATGGCTTCGGGGATAGTAGCTGGAGAAGGAAAAGATGGTGAGAGAGAGAAACAGAGGTACAGTGAGAACAAGGTTTATACCAGGAAAGCGTTCAAGGGTTCCAAGAAAAACAATCTTCTCAACTCCACTGTTAACAGTAGCAACCTCAACCACCACCACAACCACgacaccaccaccaccacctccacctccaccaccaccaccaacaACCAtgacaacaacaaaaacaacagcAACGTGGATAGGGCTGCTGTGAATGACACTGATGTCACCCCAACAGCTGTCCCTAACACCGACGACTACAGCAACCACCCTGTAGAAAGACCTGGTCAGCCTCTTCCTTTGGAGTTTGGGGGTTCAGCTCACCAACAGCCTGGTCCTCGCGTAGATACTGCTGTGTCTGATGACTGTTCAAACCTTAATAAGCAGGCGGCTGTGGCTGGAGCATTGAAGCCTAGTTCCGAGAACCAGGTGAAGATCAATTTGGCTTCAAGGTCAAAGCAGGAGTTGGGGGAACTGAGGAGGAAGTTGGTAAGTGAGCTTGATTTGGTAAGGAGTTTGGTGAAGAGGATTGAAGCTAAAGAAGCGCAAATACGGGGCTTTAGTAATGCCCCTGTTCCTCTGAATAATGCCGTTGATTATGGTTTCAATAGGGTTCAACCAGAGCCGGCCTCAGTGGGCATTTCGGCTGAGCCTGTTAAGAAATCAAGGCCTTTGAATCAGTTGAATATTTCTGCCTTGGAAAATAGTCAGGGTgcaaatgaaaatttggagaaGGAGAAAAGGACGCCCAAGGCAAATCAGTTTTATCGTAATTCTGAGTTTTTGCTTGCAAAAGATAAGTTCCCACCAGCTGAGAGTAACAAGAAGTTGAAATTAAATGGGAAGAAGCAAGGAGGAGGTGAATTCACACACGGATTTGGCATGGGTAATAAGTTCTTTAAGAACTGTAGTTCTTTGCTTGAAAGACTAATGAAACACAAGCATGGTTGGGTCTTTAATTCTCCTGTTGATGTCAAAGGTCTTGGTTTGCATGATTACTATAGTGTCATTAAGCATCCCATGGATTTGGGTACTGTGAAAACAAGGCTTGGTAAAAACTGGTACAAGTCACCAAGAGAGTTTGCAGAGGATGTGAGATTGACGTTTCAGAATGCCATGACATATAATCCTAAGGGACAAGATGTTCATGTAATGGCAGAGCAATTATCAAAGATATTTGAGGGCAAATGGGCTTCTATAGAGGCAGATTATATTCGAGATATGAGACTTGCAGTAGAATATGAAGCGAGTCTCCGTATGCCAACACCAAGAAAGGCACATTCAATGCTACCACCTCCTCTTGATACAAGAAGGACCTTGGATAGATCAGAGTCAATGACACGCCCTGTTGATCCCAGACCAAAACTTATTGCTACTACTCCTTTGGGTAGGACTCCTGCTCCAAAAAAGCCTAAAGCAAAGGATCCTTACAAGAGGGATATGACTTATGAAGAGAAGCAGAAGCTTAGCACTAACCTTCAAAGTTTGCCTTCAGAGAAGCTGGACAACATTGTAcagattattaaaaaaaggaaTTCAGCTGTCCTTCAACATGACGATGAAATAGAAGTAGACATTGACAGTGTGGATACCGAGACTCTTTGGGAGCTGGATAGATTTGTTACCAACTACAAGAAAAGTTTGAGCAAAAACAAGAGAAAGGCTGAGCTTTCCATTCAAGCCAGAGCAGAAGCTGCACAGATTGTACCTGAGAAA TTGCAGACTGTGGCTCCTGTTTTGGTGGAAGTGCCCAAGGAAACCACAACTA ATGAACAGAATGTGTCCAGATCActtgttgaagaagaaaaacagGGAGATGCTGCTAGTAGGTCAAGTAGTTCAAGTAGCTCTAGCAGTGATTCTGGGTCTTCTTCAAGTG ACTCTGATAGTGAAAGTTCCTCAGCCTCCGGATCTGATGCTGGACATTCACCTAGAGCTTGA
- the LOC105779542 gene encoding transcription factor GTE4 isoform X2, translating into MCMASGIVAGEGKDGEREKQRYSENKVYTRKAFKGSKKNSLLNSTVNSSNPNPNHNNNNNNNTSNNHKNNVDRDAENDTDVTITAVPNTNDHHNNNKNDNNVDRAAVNNTDVIATVVPNTNGNSNHPVEIPAQPLPLEFGNSAHQQPGPRVDTAASDDCSSFNKQVAMTGDLKPSSENQVKINLASRSKQEMAELRRKLVSELDLVRSLVKRIEAKEAQIRGFSNAPVPLNNAVDYGFNGVQPELAPVGISQEPVKKSRPLNQLNISALENSQGVNENLEKEKRTPKANQFYCNSEFLLAKDKFPPAESNKKLKLNGKKQGGGDLTHGFGMGNKFFKSCSSLLERLMKHKHGWVFNSPVDVKGLGLHDYYSVIKHPMDLGTVKTRLGKNWYKSPREFAEDVRLTFQNAMTYNPKGQDVHVMAEQLSKIFEGKWASIEADYIRDMRLAVEYEVSLRVPTPRKAHSLLPLPLDTRILDRSESMIRPIDPRPKLIATTPLGRTPAPKKPKAKDPYKRDMTYEEKQKLSTKLQSLPSEKLDNIVQIIKRRNSAVLQHDNEIEVDIDSVDTETLWELDRFVTNYKKSLSKSKRKAELSIQARAEAVQIVPEKLQTVAPVLVEVPKETTTNEQNVSRLLVEEKPGDAASRSSSSSSSSSDSGSSSSDSDSESSSASGSDAGHSPRA; encoded by the exons ATGTGTATGGCTTCGGGGATAGTAGCTGGAGAAGGAAAAGATGGTGAGAGAGAGAAACAGAGGTACAGTGAGAACAAGGTTTATACCAGGAAAGCGTTCAAGGGTTCCAAGAAAAATAGTCTTCTCAACTCCACTGTTAACAGTAGCAACCCCAACCCCAaccacaacaacaacaacaacaacaacaccAGTAACAACCACAAGAACAACGTGGATAGGGATGCTGAGAATGACACTGATGTCACCATAACAGCTGTCCCTAACACCAACGACCaccacaacaacaacaaaaatgacAACAACGTGGATAGGGCTGCTGTGAACAACACTGATGTCATCGCAACAGTTGTCCCTAACACCAACGGAAACAGCAACCACCCTGTTGAAATACCTGCTCAGCCTCTTCCTTTGGAGTTTGGGAATTCAGCTCACCAACAGCCTGGTCCTCGCGTAGATACTGCTGCTTCTGATGACTGTTCAAGTTTTAATAAGCAGGTGGCTATGACTGGAGATTTGAAGCCTAGTTCTGAGAACCAGGTGAAGATCAATTTGGCTTCAAGGTCAAAGCAGGAGATGGCAGAACTGAGGAGGAAGTTGGTAAGTGAGCTTGATTTGGTAAGGAGTTTGGTGAAGAGGATTGAAGCTAAAGAAGCGCAAATAAGGGGGTTTAGTAATGCCCCTGTTCCTTTGAATAATGCTGTTGATTATGGTTTCAATGGGGTTCAACCAGAGCTGGCCCCAGTCGGCATTTCTCAGGAGCCTGTTAAGAAATCAAGGCCTTTGAATCAGTTGAATATTTCTGCCTTGGAAAATAGTCAGGgtgtaaatgaaaatttggagaaGGAGAAAAGGACGCCTAAGGCAAATCAGTTTTATTGTAATTCTGAGTTTTTGCTTGCAAAAGATAAGTTTCCTCCAGCTGAGAGTAACAAGAAGTTGAAATTAAATGGGAAGAAGCAAGGAGGAGGTGACTTGACACACGGGTTTGGCATGGGTAATAAGTTCTTTAAGAGCTGTAGTTCTTTGCTTGAAAGACTAATGAAGCACAAGCATGGTTGGGTCTTTAATTCTCCTGTTGATGTCAAAGGTCTTGGTTTGCATGATTACTATAGTGTCATTAAGCATCCCATGGATTTGGGCACTGTGAAAACAAGGCTTGGTAAAAACTGGTACAAGTCACCAAGAGAGTTTGCAGAGGATGTGAGATTGACGTTTCAGAATGCCATGACATATAATCCTAAGGGACAAGATGTTCATGTAATGGCAGAGCAGTTATCAAAGATATTCGAGGGAAAATGGGCTTCTATAGAGGCAGATTATATTCGAGATATGAGACTTGCAGTAGAATATGAAGTGAGTCTCCGTGTGCCAACACCAAGAAAGGCACATTCATTGCTACCACTTCCGCTTGATACTAGGATCTTGGATAGATCAGAGTCAATGATACGCCCTATTGATCCAAGACCAAAACTAATTGCTACAACTCCTTTGGGTAGGACTCCTGCTCCAAAAAAGCCTAAAGCAAAGGATCCTTACAAGAGGGATATGACTTATGAAGAGAAGCAGAAGCTTAGCACTAAACTTCAAAGTTTGCCTTCAGAGAAGCTGGACAACATTGTACAGATTATTAAAAGAAGGAATTCAGCTGTTCTTCAACATGACAATGAAATAGAAGTAGACATTGACAGTGTGGATACTGAGACTCTTTGGGAGCTGGATAGATTTGTTACCAACTACAAGAAAAGTTTGAGCAAAAGCAAGAGAAAGGCTGAACTTTCCATTCAAGCCAGAGCAGAAGCTGTGCAGATTGTACCTGAGAAA TTGCAGACCGTGGCTCCTGTTTTGGTGGAAGTGCCCAAGGAAACCACAACTA ATGAACAGAATGTGTCCAGGttacttgttgaagaaaaacCGGGAGATGCTGCTAGTAGGTCCAGTAGTTCAAGTAGCTCTAGCAGTGATTCTGGATCTTCTTCAAGTG ACTCTGATAGTGAAAGTTCCTCTGCCTCCGGATCTGATGCTGGACATTCACCTAGAGCTTGA
- the LOC105779542 gene encoding transcription factor GTE4 isoform X4, translating into MCMASGIVAGEGKDGEREKQRYSENKVYTRKAFKGSKKNSLLNSTVNSSNPNPNHNNNNNNNTSNNHKNNVDRDAENDTDVTITAVPNTNDHHNNNKNDNNVDRAAVNNTDVIATVVPNTNGNSNHPVEIPAQPLPLEFGNSAHQQPGPRVDTAASDDCSSFNKQVAMTGDLKPSSENQVKINLASRSKQEMAELRRKLVSELDLVRSLVKRIEAKEAQIRGFSNAPVPLNNAVDYGFNGVQPELAPVGISQEPVKKSRPLNQLNISALENSQGVNENLEKEKRTPKANQFYCNSEFLLAKDKFPPAESNKKLKLNGKKQGGGDLTHGFGMGNKFFKSCSSLLERLMKHKHGWVFNSPVDVKGLGLHDYYSVIKHPMDLGTVKTRLGKNWYKSPREFAEDVRLTFQNAMTYNPKGQDVHVMAEQLSKIFEGKWASIEADYIRDMRLAVEYEVSLRVPTPRKAHSLLPLPLDTRILDRSESMIRPIDPRPKLIATTPLGRTPAPKKPKAKDPYKRDMTYEEKQKLSTKLQSLPSEKLDNIVQIIKRRNSAVLQHDNEIEVDIDSVDTETLWELDRFVTNYKKSLSKSKRKAELSIQARAEAVQIVPEKTVAPVLVEVPKETTTNEQNVSRLLVEEKPGDAASRSSSSSSSSSDSGSSSSDSDSESSSASGSDAGHSPRA; encoded by the exons ATGTGTATGGCTTCGGGGATAGTAGCTGGAGAAGGAAAAGATGGTGAGAGAGAGAAACAGAGGTACAGTGAGAACAAGGTTTATACCAGGAAAGCGTTCAAGGGTTCCAAGAAAAATAGTCTTCTCAACTCCACTGTTAACAGTAGCAACCCCAACCCCAaccacaacaacaacaacaacaacaacaccAGTAACAACCACAAGAACAACGTGGATAGGGATGCTGAGAATGACACTGATGTCACCATAACAGCTGTCCCTAACACCAACGACCaccacaacaacaacaaaaatgacAACAACGTGGATAGGGCTGCTGTGAACAACACTGATGTCATCGCAACAGTTGTCCCTAACACCAACGGAAACAGCAACCACCCTGTTGAAATACCTGCTCAGCCTCTTCCTTTGGAGTTTGGGAATTCAGCTCACCAACAGCCTGGTCCTCGCGTAGATACTGCTGCTTCTGATGACTGTTCAAGTTTTAATAAGCAGGTGGCTATGACTGGAGATTTGAAGCCTAGTTCTGAGAACCAGGTGAAGATCAATTTGGCTTCAAGGTCAAAGCAGGAGATGGCAGAACTGAGGAGGAAGTTGGTAAGTGAGCTTGATTTGGTAAGGAGTTTGGTGAAGAGGATTGAAGCTAAAGAAGCGCAAATAAGGGGGTTTAGTAATGCCCCTGTTCCTTTGAATAATGCTGTTGATTATGGTTTCAATGGGGTTCAACCAGAGCTGGCCCCAGTCGGCATTTCTCAGGAGCCTGTTAAGAAATCAAGGCCTTTGAATCAGTTGAATATTTCTGCCTTGGAAAATAGTCAGGgtgtaaatgaaaatttggagaaGGAGAAAAGGACGCCTAAGGCAAATCAGTTTTATTGTAATTCTGAGTTTTTGCTTGCAAAAGATAAGTTTCCTCCAGCTGAGAGTAACAAGAAGTTGAAATTAAATGGGAAGAAGCAAGGAGGAGGTGACTTGACACACGGGTTTGGCATGGGTAATAAGTTCTTTAAGAGCTGTAGTTCTTTGCTTGAAAGACTAATGAAGCACAAGCATGGTTGGGTCTTTAATTCTCCTGTTGATGTCAAAGGTCTTGGTTTGCATGATTACTATAGTGTCATTAAGCATCCCATGGATTTGGGCACTGTGAAAACAAGGCTTGGTAAAAACTGGTACAAGTCACCAAGAGAGTTTGCAGAGGATGTGAGATTGACGTTTCAGAATGCCATGACATATAATCCTAAGGGACAAGATGTTCATGTAATGGCAGAGCAGTTATCAAAGATATTCGAGGGAAAATGGGCTTCTATAGAGGCAGATTATATTCGAGATATGAGACTTGCAGTAGAATATGAAGTGAGTCTCCGTGTGCCAACACCAAGAAAGGCACATTCATTGCTACCACTTCCGCTTGATACTAGGATCTTGGATAGATCAGAGTCAATGATACGCCCTATTGATCCAAGACCAAAACTAATTGCTACAACTCCTTTGGGTAGGACTCCTGCTCCAAAAAAGCCTAAAGCAAAGGATCCTTACAAGAGGGATATGACTTATGAAGAGAAGCAGAAGCTTAGCACTAAACTTCAAAGTTTGCCTTCAGAGAAGCTGGACAACATTGTACAGATTATTAAAAGAAGGAATTCAGCTGTTCTTCAACATGACAATGAAATAGAAGTAGACATTGACAGTGTGGATACTGAGACTCTTTGGGAGCTGGATAGATTTGTTACCAACTACAAGAAAAGTTTGAGCAAAAGCAAGAGAAAGGCTGAACTTTCCATTCAAGCCAGAGCAGAAGCTGTGCAGATTGTACCTGAGAAA ACCGTGGCTCCTGTTTTGGTGGAAGTGCCCAAGGAAACCACAACTA ATGAACAGAATGTGTCCAGGttacttgttgaagaaaaacCGGGAGATGCTGCTAGTAGGTCCAGTAGTTCAAGTAGCTCTAGCAGTGATTCTGGATCTTCTTCAAGTG ACTCTGATAGTGAAAGTTCCTCTGCCTCCGGATCTGATGCTGGACATTCACCTAGAGCTTGA